A region from the Silene latifolia isolate original U9 population chromosome 7, ASM4854445v1, whole genome shotgun sequence genome encodes:
- the LOC141591802 gene encoding serine/arginine-rich splicing factor SR30-like isoform X2, whose amino-acid sequence MSSRSKRTLYVGNLPGDIREREVEDLFYKYGPIAHIELKIPPRPPGYAFVEFEEARDALDAIDGRDGYDFDGHRLRVELAHGGRGHSASTDRHSSFSGGRRGVSKHTEYRVLITGLPNSASWQDLKDHMRKAGDVCFSQVFREGGGTTGIVDYTNYEDMKNAIRKLDDTEFRNAFSRAYVRVKEYKGSPSPSRGRSRSRSRSRGRGRSYSRSRSPRSPKKASRRLPARSRSRSVSSRSRSRSPVSRSPSKSRSPVPSRKKNVSKSPKKRSPSPRRSRSRSLSKSKSPVRERSRSLSKSKSPSPVRARSRSRSLSQ is encoded by the exons ATGAGCAGCAGATCTAAGAGAACACTTTATGTTGGCAATCTTCCTGGTGATATTAGGGAGAGAGAAGTCGAAGATCTATTTtacaag TATGGACCCATTGCTCACATTGAGTTGAAGATTCCACCAAGGCCTCCAGGTTATGCATTTGTTGAG TTTGAGGAGGCTCGTGATGCCCTAGATGCTATTGATGGCCGTGATGGCTATGACTTTGATGGGCACCGTCTTCGG GTTGAGTTGGCTCATGGTGGACGTGGTCACTCAGCATCAACTGACCGCCATAGCAGTTTCAGCGGTGGGCGCCGTGGTGTCTCAAAACACACCGAATATCGAG TGCTGATTACGGGATTACCAAACTCTGCTTCTTGGCAAGACTTGAAG GATCACATGCGTAAAGCTGGAGATGTTTGCTTCTCTCAAGTTTTTCGCGAGGGTGGCG GAACAACTGGAATTGTGGATTATACAAATTATGAAGACATGAAAAATGCT ATTAGAAAGCTTGATGACACAGAGTTCCGCAATGCATTTTCTCGAGCATATGTCAGG GTGAAGGAATATAAAGGTAGCCCTAGTCCTTCAAGAGGAAGGAGCAGAAGCCGCAGCCGCAGCCGTGGCCGTGGTCGTAGTTATAGCAGGAGCAGAAGTCCAAG GTCACCAAAGAAGGCTTCTCGCAGGTTGCCTGCTAGGTCTCGATCTCGTTCAGTCTCTTCACGTTCTCGCTCGAGGTCTCCTGTTTCAAG ATCACCTTCCAAATCCAGATCACCGGTGCCATCT CGTAAGAAAAATGTGAGTAAAAGCCCGAAGAAGCGTAGCCCCAGCCCACGCCGTAGTAGGAGCAGGAGCCTAAGCAAGAGCAAGAGCCCAGTTAGGGAACGAAGCAGGAGCCTGAGCAAGAGCAAGAGCCCGAGCCCGGTTAGGGCACGAAGCAGGAGCAGGAGTCTTTCACA GTGA
- the LOC141591802 gene encoding serine/arginine-rich splicing factor SR30-like isoform X1, whose translation MSSRSKRTLYVGNLPGDIREREVEDLFYKYGPIAHIELKIPPRPPGYAFVEFEEARDALDAIDGRDGYDFDGHRLRVELAHGGRGHSASTDRHSSFSGGRRGVSKHTEYRVLITGLPNSASWQDLKDHMRKAGDVCFSQVFREGGGTTGIVDYTNYEDMKNAIRKLDDTEFRNAFSRAYVRVKEYKGSPSPSRGRSRSRSRSRGRGRSYSRSRSPSRSPKKASRRLPARSRSRSVSSRSRSRSPVSRSPSKSRSPVPSRKKNVSKSPKKRSPSPRRSRSRSLSKSKSPVRERSRSLSKSKSPSPVRARSRSRSLSQ comes from the exons ATGAGCAGCAGATCTAAGAGAACACTTTATGTTGGCAATCTTCCTGGTGATATTAGGGAGAGAGAAGTCGAAGATCTATTTtacaag TATGGACCCATTGCTCACATTGAGTTGAAGATTCCACCAAGGCCTCCAGGTTATGCATTTGTTGAG TTTGAGGAGGCTCGTGATGCCCTAGATGCTATTGATGGCCGTGATGGCTATGACTTTGATGGGCACCGTCTTCGG GTTGAGTTGGCTCATGGTGGACGTGGTCACTCAGCATCAACTGACCGCCATAGCAGTTTCAGCGGTGGGCGCCGTGGTGTCTCAAAACACACCGAATATCGAG TGCTGATTACGGGATTACCAAACTCTGCTTCTTGGCAAGACTTGAAG GATCACATGCGTAAAGCTGGAGATGTTTGCTTCTCTCAAGTTTTTCGCGAGGGTGGCG GAACAACTGGAATTGTGGATTATACAAATTATGAAGACATGAAAAATGCT ATTAGAAAGCTTGATGACACAGAGTTCCGCAATGCATTTTCTCGAGCATATGTCAGG GTGAAGGAATATAAAGGTAGCCCTAGTCCTTCAAGAGGAAGGAGCAGAAGCCGCAGCCGCAGCCGTGGCCGTGGTCGTAGTTATAGCAGGAGCAGAAGTCCAAG CAGGTCACCAAAGAAGGCTTCTCGCAGGTTGCCTGCTAGGTCTCGATCTCGTTCAGTCTCTTCACGTTCTCGCTCGAGGTCTCCTGTTTCAAG ATCACCTTCCAAATCCAGATCACCGGTGCCATCT CGTAAGAAAAATGTGAGTAAAAGCCCGAAGAAGCGTAGCCCCAGCCCACGCCGTAGTAGGAGCAGGAGCCTAAGCAAGAGCAAGAGCCCAGTTAGGGAACGAAGCAGGAGCCTGAGCAAGAGCAAGAGCCCGAGCCCGGTTAGGGCACGAAGCAGGAGCAGGAGTCTTTCACA GTGA